The genome window CTCATAAAATTATGTCTGATCTCCATTTGATAATGCATCTTTGATAGTACATCAGCATGGTCATGTCATGATATAAGCTCTAAAagaaaacttttatattttgccATGTCATGTTCATTTAGTTTGGATGGGTTGATACATGACTTCTAAGCTACCTTTTCCCATATGCTCTACAGATCTCACTCtttgtttttatgtataattcTTATAACTACAACTGGTACACAAGTAGAATTGATAGACAGCCATTGCATAGGGGATTCAGGGCTTCATAAATTGGTATGGTGGAGGAATCATCTTTCTTCCTTGGCAACCTGCATAGGGTTGAATTTGCAGTTAAAAGGTGTAGAAAAACCTCTCAAGCATAACTTGGCTAATGAGTTTAGTAGGTTGCTTAAGTCAACCTCAAATAGCTTGGTTTAGAGGAATGAGAAGTGATTTAAGTCAGAAGTAGATGTTTTAGATTAGGTCATATACCTTCCGAGTCTAATGATAGATACTGCCTTAAAAGGCCTTTTTGACTAGCCTAACTTGTTTTACCATCCTAAATTTATGGGTTTAAATGGGAGAGCAAATGGATAAAGCCTGTTTGATTATCTGGGTCATGGGACATGGAAATATCTTTTGAGTTTATTAAAATCcacatttttctcaaaattgttTTCCGGTGCTCTATTTGCTGGGAAAGAAATTCCCTATATGAAAGTAGTTCTGAAGATGTAGCCAATTATTGTATTGCACCTACCATCGAAGCCCCTAATTTCGAGCTCACGCCACTCTTGAACTAGCGCGCAGCAGCAACACATGAGATGAGTTGAGAAGTCATCACATGAACCTCCCTACgaaataaaacaagataatattAGGCTAATGTTTTGTCCTGCATACTAAAGCATATCTTTGATGGCCAAGGAAGTACCTCTATGTTAAAAAGCTTCCTCAATTTCCTTCTAATGCAACAACTATAGCAGCAACAACCACAGAAGAGGGAGTATGACATTAGATCATTGATTGCGCGTTCACGAGCTGTACTCAAGAATGGTTGTACAATTCATGTTAACAACTAGCACATTAGTTATGAAGTTATGATAATACCATTACAATGTTTTACAAGCTTACATATTTTTCCCTTTGACACCAAGTTAGCTATCCATGAAAATGTTCCACAAGGATAGAAGAAGGTCTTGAAGCCTGTAACAAAATAGGAAAACCTAATTGTTGATCTTAAATATTTCTTAAGAATCTAACATGCTAAAATCCTAGCCCGCATATACAGACATGACCTCgcatgtatatatattggttAGATCCCAACTCTCATCTTGGATCTCCATAATAGTAACATGTAATATATTCATGGACCATCATGCAATGTCTACTCTaatcaggggaaaaaaaaaggggtttagTGTACTAACTTAGACAAGGTTCACTGCAACAATCAAAAAGATCAGTTTGCCATTGACTTTGATCTTCTGGCTTTAATCCGGGGTCTCCATAGCTGGAATTTACATTGGATACATACCTGTGGCATAATTTCATGAAGCTTCTTGATAATTTGGCTAAGACTTAAAGAGGTtaccataacaaaaaaaaataaaaaataacgaGTCTCACTACTACTCACTCATGCCTTTCACTTACCCTGATATCACATAAATTGGTTCATTGGCAAGAAGTTTTGTGATCTTCTTACCAGGTAGcacatttacaacattttccGTTACATCAATGAGGTGTTCAATCACCCGGCATTGATCGGGGTCATTATTTGTTTGTGATCGCTGCAATTCAATGTTTAATTTGTCTTTCTCTTCATGGAGTGCTTCATGAAATTCCAAGTCAGGATACCTACGAGACAACGACTTCTCCAGTACATTAGCATCTCTCTTTGTCCGATCAGGTTTGATTATAACATTTTGGGCTTCCATATCTTCTTCTTCGAGGGTGTATTCCCTTTGATCTTCTTCAATCGCCTGCAATCCTTCCTCTATATTCTGAGTTCATTGTTGCAACACTAATTGGTTAACTACTGATTAATTCGCGTAGAATGAATCAAATGCTTGATAAAGAATTATCCCCTATTTGATTTCCAAATTTTCATGGACCCAATGGGAGAGACaaaaagtttattattttttataatttaatagatACAACAATTCTTGTTACTCAATAAGAGTTGTCTCATTTCTACTTTATATGTAAACTAGTAGTAGAGCCACAAGATACGtgaaaaaatttcataatttattaattttattaagtaaataatgaaaataatagattttttttagagagttttaacctatgacgtTCGCTCATGAAactctctttcaaaaaaataaaaataatagatagATGAGATTTATAAGTGTCAATTTCAAactattcttaaaatattatgattattttaacaaaatatagttgatataatatattaaaattttaaaagtaattaagttatctatattttttatttggattaaaagtgttttaaattttgtattttttttttccgacaaaacataatatattttacattcaattattatataaggcGAGAtattaaataatgtaatgtatgattggaatttttttttagtactacTTACAATTTACAAATAGTTTATCCTTTATGCATCTTAAATGGCATAAAGAGGAAGTAGATATTAGTAAATTCATTacttatattagaaaaaaaaatacaactttaataacataaaaaaaaaaaaaaaaaaaaaaattaatgttatcaAGATCCTACCAACATTATGCTGAGAATGTTGCATAATTGTTAATGaagtttcttctttaaaaaaatttcaagcaacGGCTTTTTTTACACAAACCTTTCCTCCCAAAGTATCATTGAAGTGGGCtgaatggactgaagtggacctAAATAGGCCAAATGGACTATAATGGACCAAAAttgaccaaagtggaccgaagtGGATTCAAATGAACCGAAATTGAATGAAGTGGACTAAATAAACCAAATGactgaagtggaccgaatagaccgAACTGGACCGAAATAAACTTAAATGGACCGAAATAAACTGAAATAACAGAAATAAACCAAATAGATCAAAATAGACCAAATGGactgaaatggaccaaaatCGACCAATAGATCCAACCGGACCGAAATGGACCTAATAGACCGAATGTACTGAAATAGACTCAAATTGACTGAAATACTACGTTGATATGACTAAATAAGAgtgtagcaataataaatactaACATAGATTAATGCAACATCTACTGGAGTCTAGTGAAGTGAATTAGTTTCCTTAGGTGCCTTTTCCTTATTAGTTGTTATAAGAGTTCTCTAACTTCTCCTTTATATGAAATACATCTACTAGAGCTTACATCTACTAGAGCTTAAGTTCCAAGTAGTAATGAAAATCTAAGCTTTAGTTCATTTGTTCCCATATTATCTTAACAcgttaaaaaccaaaaactctCTACTCTCCGGAGACTTCTAGGTTTGCCTTTCcgaaagaaaaagtgaaagttTGAGAAATGAATGCCCGCTACTTTCGAAACGAGAAGCataaccaaaagaaagaaaaagaaaaagagccaATCACCGACATTAAGTTGACAAATATTCCTCGTTTCATACCTTCTTGATTAGAATATTCATGGAATTAATTAGGAGTGTAagacccttttcttctttaaataaattaaatgataaatttttcttttctacaaaattttgttCGTTTTTAATCCttactttaaaattaaaattttatttttacaaaaaaaaaatgtttttccatTTATCTAAAGTCTTCAAGTCACAAACTTTTTTTGCGTACCACATTAAAATTcgaattcttatttttttttctatgcaaaattccaaaattttaatgtCATGTAGATAAAATGTCAAATTactattcttaattttttgagaaattataactttttaagtttgaataatgaaaaatcaaattttgactAGAGTTTAtggatgaaaattttgtttttaacgtaaaaaaccaaaaaaaaaaaaaaaaaagcacataaTAATTTTCGTTGATTATTACCTGCATGCGAAACTCTTGGACCAAAGAAATCAACGGCACGAGACGAAGATAGCGATCAATATCAGCTTGGACTTGGCGGAACTGATACACTACGTTCCACCCCATGGCAAGCATGTAAAGGTAGCTCTTTTCTCTGCAACTTTCCACCAACTCAAGTGCTTTCCTCAGTGCCTCTTCCAAACCATCCAACGGTTCCTTCGTCGCCGGCAAGTTCATCAGGTCCGTTGATTTCAGCTTCTCCAACAGGTTCCCTATCAGCCTCACGTGCTCCGCTAGTTGCTTGCAGTTCTTGCGGTGTGTGGTGGTGTTTTGAGCTGATGATATGATCATATTGCTTAGGCTTAAGGCGTCCACTCCTAATGATGGTAGTGTTTGTGCATAGCTCAGCATGTTGCTCCGGTGTAATAGGAAGTGATATATAGCCACACAGAGAAGAAAGAGTTTATAGAAGTAACTTATTGATTGGGTTCCTGTTTGTTATTCTAGCTATCTTGTTTTAGGTGTTTTGttgcttttccttctttctttttcttttgggatgaatgaatgaatgagtCTTTACTTTATCTTTTCCTTCCCCCCTCTTGTTAAGTTATGcctgctttctctctctttttgatgtgttaaatgttaatAGTTGTGTATTGGTAAGTAATGATTAATGAATAATGATAGGGACTATAAATTTGAATACTTTACTTATGTCTCAACTCAatctctcaatttttattttataaaaaaaaaatatatatatatatatatatatatcaacttttaaaaatgtaaaaaaaattaataatttggtttTCACTATGCTTGATGTAACCTATCAATTTgatgtgttaaatgttaatAGTTGTGTATTGGTAAGTAATGATTAATGAATAATGATAGGGACTATAAATTTGAATACTTTACTTATGTCTCAACTCAatctctcaatttttattttataaaaaaaaaaaatatatatatatatatatatcaacttttaaaaatgtaaaaaaaattaataatttggtttTCACTATGCTTGATGTAACCTATCAATTACCTTTAATATTATgctttgtaaatttttgtagtaaaatagTAGTGTCTTTAATATATTCTATTGTTAAATTGTTACAATGTTACTTGATTGATGTGTTAGCAATAGTGTCCTATATTACATCACATGATTAAGATGATTGATATTTAACCTAAAATGAAAAAGTGCAACCAAGTTATAACCTTAATTGTTACTTGTTTGTATTAATGTTTGGTTAGATAAAGTTTGGCTGCAACCCAATTTGAAAGAATTCCTCCAAAATAGACTAA of Quercus lobata isolate SW786 chromosome 8, ValleyOak3.0 Primary Assembly, whole genome shotgun sequence contains these proteins:
- the LOC115958278 gene encoding protein MID1-COMPLEMENTING ACTIVITY 1-like, giving the protein MLSYAQTLPSLGVDALSLSNMIISSAQNTTTHRKNCKQLAEHVRLIGNLLEKLKSTDLMNLPATKEPLDGLEEALRKALELVESCREKSYLYMLAMGWNVVYQFRQVQADIDRYLRLVPLISLVQEFRMQNIEEGLQAIEEDQREYTLEEEDMEAQNVIIKPDRTKRDANVLEKSLSRRYPDLEFHEALHEEKDKLNIELQRSQTNNDPDQCRVIEHLIDVTENVVNVLPGKKITKLLANEPIYVISGYVSNVNSSYGDPGLKPEDQSQWQTDLFDCCSEPCLSFKTFFYPCGTFSWIANLVSKGKISRERAINDLMSYSLFCGCCCYSCCIRRKLRKLFNIEGGSCDDFSTHLMCCCCALVQEWRELEIRGFDGCQGRKMIPPPYQFMKP